ctcatatattagtggctgaagaaacacatcaagtgatctcttaggatgctctggtccgggaacgagaatcgagagaaacaaaaactctcgtcgcaagcacaagtttgggggtaggttgtatggtgtaagaatgacgggccatagataatactgtcttccactcttgccaaacggactgaaaccatcagtacataatccaaggtagacatttcttctctcatacacaaagtcgggatactttgattggaaatgcttccacgcttttgcatctgaaggatgtctgatctcaccatctgttgagtgctccgcatgccatctcattggttgcgctgtgcgttcagacacatacaacctctgcaacctttccgtcaaaggtaaataccacatccttttatatggcactggaactcttccactcgtatctttataacgaggctttccacaaaatttgcatgtaacccgctgttcatccgccctccaataaatcatgcagttgtcgctgcatacatctattacctgatacgataaaccaagaccagctacgagtttctgaacctcgtagtatgaaccaggagctacattatcctcgggtagaataccttttacaaaatcaacaatcgcatccacacagtcttcaggcaaattataatatgttttaatgcccatcaatcttgtagcagatgataaagctgaatgaccatctctacaaccttcgtacaatggttgctttccagcatccaacatatcataaaatctcctagcttctgcattgggtaaatcttcctctctaaaatgatcatttaccatctgctcagtacctacaccataatctacatccgttctaattggttcttctaatctaaccgctggctgaggttcgctagtactaccatgttcataatcagtttccccatgatgataccaaattttgtaacttcgtgtaaacccactcaaatatagatgagtccaaacatcccactctttaataacctttctatttttacaattagagcaaggacatcttaacatacctgttttttcttccggttgtcggtgaactaaccccatgaattcggttatacctcgttggtattcttccgtaagcaatctcgtgttcggatccaaatgaggtcgatcgatccaagaacgaaaataatttgaagaagacatatttttttatgaatcaaattcgtgtgtaaatagagtaagaaggaggatgaagatatggagtgaatgaagaggaagaggagtacttgtatttatagtttaaatcttgccgacagaccgaggaaattccgacggaattccgacggaaaaggctagttcgtcggaatttcctcggaattttgtaaaatcccccaacggctataatatttcctcggaattcatcggttttttccgaggaacccatttttcctcggaatttcctcggaatattccgacggattgatattttctcggaatttcgtcggtatattccgaggaaattctggagaatcccaattttgtgtttcctcggaatttcctcggaaattcctcgggatattccgaggatttcattttccgtcggaatgtccgtcagaataccgctgttttcttgtagtgtatattTAATAATCACATGGTCGGAACATGTTTTCTTATACGAAAAAAGTAACAATTAACATTCCAACTTTTTTTTCGTAACTGGCTACAAATATGTACTATTAACTAATTTGGAACACAATCTAAGTACAAGAGACATGCATCATGCATGTACACAGTTagccaaaataaaattaaataatatgcATTGCTAATAAAATTAACTTTGTAGAGGTCACAGATCAAATCGTCAGTAGCTTTGGTAATGAAGATCTAGTTCAACAAACTCGAACACATTTATATACCAAATTGTTCAAGCTAATCATGATTTTCATTTGCCTGTTTACACACCGTTGTCGAGATATTTATGTTGCATGTATTGATAATGTCATAATGTtttgttctaaaaaaattgcaaaactaaATGGTAAACAGTTATAGGTCGTTCATGCTAATAACTACTGCTTCAAAATCTTTCTCATTATAATAAGTGGCCGGCCACAATATCATAAAACCGAAAATAgtataaatcttaacatttgcacgcaaaaaaaaatttactgcTTCTAAATACATACCTAAAAGCTTACAAAAGCATACCTTGAATGTTTCTCAAAAGGATTTGAGAGATGAGTCGTATATGCGTTATTCAAATTATAAGAACATTTAAAGAGGAATAaaacttaatttaaaaaaaaacatttaaagagGAAAATATCCGCATTAATTGAATCTGTcattgtttaaaatttgaaaccatcAGTTGAACAAAAAACACACAAAGAGGACATAATCGTCATTTCAGAACATGTGAGGTGCTGAAAATTCACCTTTTTCAAAAATCAGTTTGGTGGCAAAAAAACAAAGACTTCAAAATTGTCAGATAATACTTTTAAGTATAAAAGCTGTTTTGGATTCCGTAAACATgttatattgtgaaacaaatttattttgctaaaactatatgtataaaaacagagggagtatataagtGCAAGTCTTCTGAGTtcaaaaaagataagaaaatagAAACAGAAATAAAGGCTCTAAAACAAACAgcagtcttcttcttctattcTTGTGAAGCAGAGAAAAAGctgaatcttcttcttcactcgcACTTGTGGCATTTGTCTCTCCAAATTCGAAATCTGTCAAGCAGTCTCCTCACTTGTTACTAGAGGATTTATGCTCTTTAGGCCCTTTTTCACACCGGTGGCATTTTCATCTCCACATCGACCTTTTCACTCTGATCTTTCAAGTTTACAGAACCAGAAGCTTCTTCTCTGTGGTGGGTTTTCTCAGTTCGAGATCTATCTCtaagaaaaattcaaactttttttttctgctgAGCATCTAATTTTGGAAGGTATTGATTATTAAATCGAATAAATTTGAGAATTCCTGCGTTCTTTTGTATTTCTCACTCTTATGCATTCTACTTAAAATGGAGAAAGCTTGTATCTTTCTATTTTCCTTTTGTTCATTTTGATGATTAAGGGACTTGAAAACAGTGGAGACGAAAGCATTACTGTTTATGCCCTAAAGTGTGTTAATAAAACTAGAAATGTCTTTTTGAGTGTTGAGTGGGGTTTCTTCTTGCATTCTTCTGTTTGAGCTTGATTAGCTTTCCTTCTTTTCTTGCAGGGAAAAAAATGTCCCAAAAGGTGACTCCATCCATGAACTCACTTAAGTCTCTGCCGGCAGACTATAGATTTGATGGTTCCAGTGTTCCAAGAAAAGGTGGTTTAAGGAATGGGGTTAGTCCAAGTGATACTGCCGCTGGGGATAGTGAGGATTCACCATATAGCGGGGACGTTGAACATCAGTCTTTAGCTAATGATATGGATACTGATGCTGCCACAGTGACCTTGCCTCAGAGTGATGAACGCAGGTGGAGTGACACTAGTGCGTACGCTCGGAAGAAGGTTGATTTCTAGCTAAATTGAGAACAAACTTATTGCTTCTAGGTAGGTACATAGAATGAAATTTTGACAGTTTTTTTCGAACTTTAGATACTGCAATCTTGGATTCAACTTCCCAATGGTAAATGGGAGCTTGGGAAGATACTGTCAACTTCAGGAGAGGAGTCTGTTCTTTCTTTGGCTGAGGGAAAAGTAAGTGACTCTTTTGTATTCCTAAGATAGGCATGAGTTAATATTTCAAATGTTTGAATCCGCATTGATTAATCAGGTTATAAAAGTCATGTCAGAGACTCTGGTACCTGCAAACCCTGATATTCTTGATGGAGTGGACGATCTAATGCAACTTAGTTACTTAAATGAGCCATCAGTGTTGTACAACCTCAACTATAGGTACAACGAAGACATGATATATGTAAGTCTTTCCCCCCCTGAATCTGTTGATCATATATGTTTCCAGCATTTACTATTTGctttttttctaactttttttttccttttatggTGGTAGACAAAAGCAGGACCAGTTTTGGTGGCTGTGAATCCTTTCAAGGAGGTTCCTTTATACGGAAACCGCTACATCGAAGCATACATGAAGAGATCAAATGATAGTCCTCATGTGTATGCAATTGCAGATACAGCAATTCGTGAAATGATACGCGGTGGGATCATGGTTCATTGTTTGTTAGTTGTGGAATGTTTTAAACATTGCAATTCTCACACCATTTTTATGTTTTCCAATACAGATGAAGTTAACCAATCTATCATTATCAGGTTAGTAAAATGACTTGTGAAGATGCATTAAATTGACTTGTAAAGATGTATTTTGTGGTGTATTCTTATTACAACTTACAAGATTCTCTTTCTTATCCAGCGGCGAGAGTGGAGCAGGGAAAACTGAGACAGCTAAGATAGCTATGCAGTACTTGGCTGCTCTTGGAGGTGGAAGCGGGATTGAATATGAGATACTTAAGACTAATCCCATCTTAGAAGCATTTGGAAATGCAAAAACACTGAGAAATGATAACTCTAGTCGTTTTGTAAGCCCTTCATcataatgctttttttttttgtagattttgATTCTCTTTTGCTGTTTCTTGAAcgttttagacttttagtatgtctcacaatttttgttttggtattAAAATCTACAGGGGAAACTGATAGAGATTCATTTTAGTGAAACTGGAAAGATATCGGGTGCTCAAGTTCAAACCTGTAAGTGTTGACATTGTTACTTCACATTATTTGATCATTTTCCTTTACAAGAAGCTAACTTAGTTTCATTTTTGTTTGCCTTTTCTTCAAACTTGGCAGTTTTACTAGAAAAGGTAGCTTCTTTAAATGAGGTTTTCCTAATTCATTACTTATATTCTTGAACATGGTTCACTAACATTGGCACATTGTAACAGTCTAGAGTGGTCCAATGTGCTGAAGGGGAAAGGtcatatcatatattttacCAACTTTGTGCTGGGGCTTCACCTCCACTTAGAGGTATTGTTACGAAAAATAAACACTATATGGAGTCTTTATAAAGGAgagttttaaaacatatttctaGCTTAATTAGTCTGTAAGTTGTCTTATGTAGGTTTGAGATGAAATTTTGATGGACCTAGATTAACTATGTGTGCTTAAATATATCCATAAGTAAAATAAGATTGTGTAACCTATCAGTTGTATTTATGTGCTTTTTTCTTCCATTCGTCATTTATACGCAGAGAAGCTAAATCTGAAAAGCGCACGTGAGTATAAATATTTGGGACAGAGTAATTGTTATTCAATCAATGGAGTTGACGATGCTGAACGTTTCCATACTGTTAAGGTACTTCTCTCTCAGTGAGATACTTTCTAAATTCCTCTTATCTACTCATTTCAGACCTTATTTCTCTCTCAATTGATTTTAGAactcttttgttgttgttacagGAAGCTCTGGACATTGTTCATGTTAGTAAAGAAGATCAAGAAAGTGTATTCGCAATGCTTGCTGCAGTATTATGGCTGGGAAATGTTTCTTTCACTGTTATTGACAATGAAAACCACGTTGAACCCGTAGCAGATGAAAGTAAGTAAGCCTCTTCACTCCCTAACTAGGGATGCCTAGAGTTAAActgaattcaaatatttttctcttttatgtCCATGAAAGTTGAATCTGCATCCCACTAAGCGTTTTCTGCTTACTTCATGTCTTATCTGGCTGGTAGGGAGACTTACCTGCGTGCTGTATTGGTTATTTTCAGGTTTGTCAACGGTTGCTAAGTTGATTGGATGCAACATCAATGAGCTTAAGCTAAGTTTATCCAAACGTAACATGAGAGTTGGAAAGGACACTATTGTGCAGAAGCTAACACTACCGCAGGTACATTATTATGAAAACTGCTTGCATTTTTGCAAAGAATCAAAGTAGAAGTAGGGTCAATATAGAGAGGCTATGACAGTTTGGAAGTTTTTTGCTCTGGTTGATCTCTGCATCCTTACTGCACATATGACATTTGCGTTATTAGTATCCATGCTTCACATTTATCTGGAAACAATGCTTTCAGTTCAGTTTTGGCATCAACTCTCATAGTAGGCTTGACTCTTCTTTTTTGGCTCAGTTTTAGTACCCGGAAAGTTCTTGTGTTACTCACTAATTTATTTTGCTGATATTTTCTTTCAGGCCATTGATGCAAGAGATGCTCTAGCAAAATCAATTTATTCGTGCCTGTTTGACTGGCTGGTTGAACAGATCAACAAATCTCTTGCAGTAGGAAAGAGGCGAACCGGCAGATCCATCAGCATTCTTGATATCTATGGCTTCGAATCATTTGATGTATTCTTCTGTTCTGTCTCTCTGTGCTTTCTCCTGTACAAAGTTACAGTTGCTATCTGACATCATTAGACCTACAGTTTGCAGTTACATCCCTAAATAATGACAACTATTAGAATCTTTTGGCAAATAAACTGTTGACTGTAAGTTGAAATAGCGGTGTTATATCTTACTGATTTGCTGAACAACTTCACATTCCTGTGCAGAAAAATAGCTTTGAGCAGTTCTGTAAAAATTATGCAAATGAGAGATTGCAGCAACACTTCAACCGTCATCTATTCAAGCTGGAGCAAGAGGTAAAGCTTCCCCTTTCTGATTGAACTATACAGGTTCATGTAGTAAATCTTCATTCCAAGGTGTTAATGTTTCTTTCTACTGTTTCAGGAATATATCCAGGATGGAATTGACTGGACAAGAGTTGATTTTGAGGACAACCAAGATTGTCTTAGTCTCTTTGAAAAGGTAGATACtaagaaaacaatatatttcaGCTTTTATTAAGTTGTGGAAATGCTTTTAGTCTGAAGCATGTCTTTAAGCATTTAAGTCTCATTGTCTGTGCAGAAACCATTGGGGCTGCTCTCGCTTTTGGATGAGGAATCTACATTTCCGAATGGCACAGACTTGACGCTTGCAAACAAGCTAAAACAGCATTTACTCTCTAATTCATGTTTCAGAGGAGATCGGGGGAAGCTTTTCACAGTTGTCCACTATGCAGGAGAGGTAATAGCTCTTGAAAAACCTCAGTGATAGCAATTTATCTTTGGAGATATAGAAGTTTGATAGGAAACACGAGTCTAGTGTCGGTCTTGAATGCTTCTTGACAGCTTGCTTTTTTTTTGCCGAATCAGGTTACATATGAGACGACTGGGTTTCTGGAGAAGAACAGAGATTTGTTGCATTTGGATTCTATACAACTGTTGTCCTCTTGTTCCTGCCACCTTCCTCAAGCATTTGCTTCTAGCATGCTGATCCAATCTGAAAAACCTGTTGTTGGTTCTTTACACAAAGCAGGTGGTGCTGATTCCCAGCGGTTGAGTGTAGCTACTAAGTTTAAGGTAGTGTGTTTTGGCCTGAAACACAAAACCTGATGTTGCTTCAGTTTTTGTTGCCTGCTTTACTTCAAAGCTCATTATTTGCATCCAAGTTTTCTAACCTG
The window above is part of the Brassica napus cultivar Da-Ae chromosome C3, Da-Ae, whole genome shotgun sequence genome. Proteins encoded here:
- the LOC111204550 gene encoding myosin-1-like codes for the protein MLFRPFFTPVAFSSPHRPFHSDLSSLQNQKLLLCGKKMSQKVTPSMNSLKSLPADYRFDGSSVPRKGGLRNGVSPSDTAAGDSEDSPYSGDVEHQSLANDMDTDAATVTLPQSDERRWSDTSAYARKKILQSWIQLPNGKWELGKILSTSGEESVLSLAEGKVIKVMSETLVPANPDILDGVDDLMQLSYLNEPSVLYNLNYRYNEDMIYTKAGPVLVAVNPFKEVPLYGNRYIEAYMKRSNDSPHVYAIADTAIREMIRDEVNQSIIISGESGAGKTETAKIAMQYLAALGGGSGIEYEILKTNPILEAFGNAKTLRNDNSSRFGKLIEIHFSETGKISGAQVQTFLLEKSRVVQCAEGERSYHIFYQLCAGASPPLREKLNLKSAREYKYLGQSNCYSINGVDDAERFHTVKEALDIVHVSKEDQESVFAMLAAVLWLGNVSFTVIDNENHVEPVADESLSTVAKLIGCNINELKLSLSKRNMRVGKDTIVQKLTLPQAIDARDALAKSIYSCLFDWLVEQINKSLAVGKRRTGRSISILDIYGFESFDKNSFEQFCKNYANERLQQHFNRHLFKLEQEEYIQDGIDWTRVDFEDNQDCLSLFEKKPLGLLSLLDEESTFPNGTDLTLANKLKQHLLSNSCFRGDRGKLFTVVHYAGEVTYETTGFLEKNRDLLHLDSIQLLSSCSCHLPQAFASSMLIQSEKPVVGSLHKAGGADSQRLSVATKFKGQLFQLMQRLGNTTPHFIRCIKPNNVQSPGLYEQGLVLQQLRCCGVLEVVRISRSGFPTRMSHQKFARRYGFLLVENFADKDPLSVSVAILHQFNILPEMYQVGYTKLFFRTGQIGVLEDTRNRTLHGILRVQSSFRGYKARCHLKELRMGIYTLQSFVRGEKVRKEFAYLRRRHRAAATIQSQVKSKIARKEYKGITEASLVIQSAIRGWLVRRCSGDIGWLKSGEVLVKASVLSELQRRVLKAEAALREKEEENDILQQRLQQYENRWSEYEKKMKSMEEIWQKQMRSLQSSLSIAKKSLAVENSARNSDASVNASDWDSGSNQLKSQTSKGGGGGRQQQQQRPMSAGLSVIGRLAEEFEQRAQVFGDDAKFLVEVKSGQVEANLNPDRELRRLKQMFETWKKDYGGRLRETKMILSKLGSEESGGSMEKVKRKWWGRRYSTRY